A region from the Leptospirillum ferriphilum ML-04 genome encodes:
- the rpsO gene encoding 30S ribosomal protein S15, whose product MALSKEKKQSVISSFQINPKDTGSPEVQIAILTERINQLGEHFRKFPKDKHSRRGLLLMVSLRRRHLNYLQRVNLTKYQDVITRLGLRK is encoded by the coding sequence ATGGCGTTATCTAAAGAAAAAAAACAGTCTGTTATTTCCAGTTTTCAGATCAACCCCAAGGATACGGGTTCTCCTGAAGTGCAAATTGCGATCCTGACAGAACGCATCAATCAATTGGGTGAACATTTCCGAAAGTTTCCAAAAGATAAACATTCTCGCCGTGGTCTTCTTCTGATGGTGAGTCTCAGGAGACGTCATCTGAATTATCTGCAGAGAGTCAATCTTACAAAATATCAGGACGTCATTACGCGTTTGGGGCTCAGGAAGTAA